The following proteins come from a genomic window of Oncorhynchus clarkii lewisi isolate Uvic-CL-2024 chromosome 23, UVic_Ocla_1.0, whole genome shotgun sequence:
- the LOC139381695 gene encoding AP-3 complex subunit mu-1-like isoform X2, translating to MINSLFLINPSGEIFLEKHWKSVVSRSVCDYFLEAKEKALEPEDVPPVIHTPHHYLISIYRDKLFFLSVIQTEVPPLFVIEFLHRVAEMIQDYFGECSETVVKDHMVMVYELLEEMLDNGFPLATESNVLKEMIRPPTILRSVVNTLTGTSNVGDTFPTGQLSTIPWRRAGVRYTNNEAYFDVVEEIDAILDQSGTTVFAEIQGVVEACVKLSGMPDLTLSFMNPRLLDDVSFHPCVRYKLWESERVLSFIPPDGNFTLMTYHVNAQNLVAIPVYVKQSISFFECGSDGRLDVTVGPKQTMGKTVEGVMVTVHLPKTILSINLTATQGSYTYDNGTKLLVWDIGKLNPQKLPNLRGSLSLQAGAPKPEENPSLNIDLNIQQLAISGLKVNRLDMFGEKYKPFKGVKYITKAGKFQVRT from the exons ATGATCAACAGCCTGTTCTTGATCAACCCTTCAGGGGAGATCTTCCTGGAGAAGCACTGGAAAAGTGTGGTCAGTCGGTCGGTGTGTGACTACTTCCTGGAAGCCAAAGAGAAGGCTCTGGAACCTGAGGACGTTCCACCTGTCATACACACCCCTCATCACTACCTCATCAGCATCTACAG GGACAAGCTGTTCTTCCTCTCTGTCATCCAGACTGAGGTTCCTCCGCTGTTTGTCATTGAGTTCCTGCACCGCGTCGCAGAGATGATCCAG GACTACTTTGGGGAGTGTTCGGAGACAGTAGTCAAGGACCACATGGTGATGGTGTATGAGCTGTTGGAGGAGATGCTTGACAACGGGTTTCCCCTGGCAACCGAATCTAACGTCCTCAAAGAGATGATCAGACCACCCACCATCCTCCGATCTGTTGTCAACACACTGacag ggacCAGTAACGTTGGAGACACGTTCCCAACTGGTCAGCTGTCGACCATCCCGTGGAGGCGGGCCGGAGTGAGGTACACCAATAATGAAGCTTACTTTGACGTGGTGGAGGAGATTGACGCTATCCTGGACCAATCAG GTACAACAGTGTTTGCAGAGATCCAGGGCGTGGTCGAGGCGTGTGTCAAGCTGTCTGGTATGCCCGACCTCACACTCTCCTTCATG AATCCTCGTCTCCTTGACGATGTGAGTTTCCACCCATGTGTTCGCTATAAACTCTGGGAATCTGAGCGCGTCCTCTCCTTCATTCCCCCTGATGGGAACTTCACCCTAATGACCTATCACGTCAATGCACAGAA TCTTGTAGCCATCCCAGTGTATGTGAAGCAGAGCATCAGTTTCTTTGAGTGTGGTTCTGATGGCCGTCTGGACGTGACCGTTGGACCGAAGCAGACCATGGGAAAGACGGTCGAAGGGGTGATGGTCACGGTCCACTTGCCCAAAACTATCCTCAGCATCAATCTGACTGCCACACAGGGCAGTTACACATATGACAATGGTACAAAG TTGTTGGTGTGGGACATTGGAAAGTTGAACCCACAGAAGCTTCCTAACTTGCGAGGTAGTCTGAGTCTGCAGGCTGGAGCCCCCAAACCAGAGGAGAACCCCAGTCTGAACATCGACCTGAATATACAGCAACTTGCAATATCAG GACTGAAGGTGAACAGGCTGGATATGTTTGGTGAGAAGTACAAGCCTTttaaaggggttaaatacatcaCCAAGGCTGGGAAGTTCCAGGTGCGGACTTGA
- the LOC139381695 gene encoding AP-3 complex subunit mu-1-like isoform X1 codes for MINSLFLINPSGEIFLEKHWKSVVSRSVCDYFLEAKEKALEPEDVPPVIHTPHHYLISIYRDKLFFLSVIQTEVPPLFVIEFLHRVAEMIQDYFGECSETVVKDHMVMVYELLEEMLDNGFPLATESNVLKEMIRPPTILRSVVNTLTGTSNVGDTFPTGQLSTIPWRRAGVRYTNNEAYFDVVEEIDAILDQSGRSSTDLSTGTTVQRSRKSDPEVKGQASGVCVCVCVVCKLCYDWLTGTTVFAEIQGVVEACVKLSGMPDLTLSFMNPRLLDDVSFHPCVRYKLWESERVLSFIPPDGNFTLMTYHVNAQNLVAIPVYVKQSISFFECGSDGRLDVTVGPKQTMGKTVEGVMVTVHLPKTILSINLTATQGSYTYDNGTKLLVWDIGKLNPQKLPNLRGSLSLQAGAPKPEENPSLNIDLNIQQLAISGLKVNRLDMFGEKYKPFKGVKYITKAGKFQVRT; via the exons ATGATCAACAGCCTGTTCTTGATCAACCCTTCAGGGGAGATCTTCCTGGAGAAGCACTGGAAAAGTGTGGTCAGTCGGTCGGTGTGTGACTACTTCCTGGAAGCCAAAGAGAAGGCTCTGGAACCTGAGGACGTTCCACCTGTCATACACACCCCTCATCACTACCTCATCAGCATCTACAG GGACAAGCTGTTCTTCCTCTCTGTCATCCAGACTGAGGTTCCTCCGCTGTTTGTCATTGAGTTCCTGCACCGCGTCGCAGAGATGATCCAG GACTACTTTGGGGAGTGTTCGGAGACAGTAGTCAAGGACCACATGGTGATGGTGTATGAGCTGTTGGAGGAGATGCTTGACAACGGGTTTCCCCTGGCAACCGAATCTAACGTCCTCAAAGAGATGATCAGACCACCCACCATCCTCCGATCTGTTGTCAACACACTGacag ggacCAGTAACGTTGGAGACACGTTCCCAACTGGTCAGCTGTCGACCATCCCGTGGAGGCGGGCCGGAGTGAGGTACACCAATAATGAAGCTTACTTTGACGTGGTGGAGGAGATTGACGCTATCCTGGACCAATCAGGTAGGAGCAGTACTGACTTGTCCACCGGCACCACGGTGCAGAGATCCCGGAAGTCAGATCCAGAGGTTAAAGGTCAGGCAtcaggagtttgtgtgtgtgtgtgtgtcgtctgtAAGCTGTGTTATGATTGGTTAACAGGTACAACAGTGTTTGCAGAGATCCAGGGCGTGGTCGAGGCGTGTGTCAAGCTGTCTGGTATGCCCGACCTCACACTCTCCTTCATG AATCCTCGTCTCCTTGACGATGTGAGTTTCCACCCATGTGTTCGCTATAAACTCTGGGAATCTGAGCGCGTCCTCTCCTTCATTCCCCCTGATGGGAACTTCACCCTAATGACCTATCACGTCAATGCACAGAA TCTTGTAGCCATCCCAGTGTATGTGAAGCAGAGCATCAGTTTCTTTGAGTGTGGTTCTGATGGCCGTCTGGACGTGACCGTTGGACCGAAGCAGACCATGGGAAAGACGGTCGAAGGGGTGATGGTCACGGTCCACTTGCCCAAAACTATCCTCAGCATCAATCTGACTGCCACACAGGGCAGTTACACATATGACAATGGTACAAAG TTGTTGGTGTGGGACATTGGAAAGTTGAACCCACAGAAGCTTCCTAACTTGCGAGGTAGTCTGAGTCTGCAGGCTGGAGCCCCCAAACCAGAGGAGAACCCCAGTCTGAACATCGACCTGAATATACAGCAACTTGCAATATCAG GACTGAAGGTGAACAGGCTGGATATGTTTGGTGAGAAGTACAAGCCTTttaaaggggttaaatacatcaCCAAGGCTGGGAAGTTCCAGGTGCGGACTTGA